A segment of the Deinococcus planocerae genome:
GAGGTCCGGGCGGCGCTTGCGGTAGAGCACGCGAATCAGATGCAACTCGTGCGACTCAAAGGCATTGTCGTTGATCCGTTGCAGGTACCGCTGGCGATCGGGTGCCTTGCCGAGGGGCGCGAGGATGTGGTCAGGGTCGAGGAGGATGCCGTGCCGCTCGTGCGCTTCGAGGCTCACGCGGGCTGGGGGTCTGCTCTGCGGTGACGGGGGCGCCGCGAAAAGGGTGGCCGGAGTGGCCTGGGCCGGTGCCTGAGGCCGCTGGGCCTCCACGGCCCGCGCGTACGCGGCACGGGTGAGCTGCTCCGTCTCCCCGCTGAAGAGGTTGAACCGCAACCCGGCACCCACCAGGCCACGCCGCTCCTCAGGCACCCGGGCGAGGATGGCCTCCCGGAGGGGCAGCTAGGTCTGGCGGGTGGCCCGGGGCAATTGCCAGTCCACCTCCTCCCTGCGGAGGTGGAGGAGGGCCATCGGTAGTTGCCTTCCCTCTCGCGGTGGTCTGGCATTCACCAGCCGGAGAGCCGCCGCCTCAGTCCTTCCTCACTCCACTTGGCGTAGATACGTGCCGTCCCCAGCGCGGAGTGGCCCAGATGCCGGGCCACGTCGTCGAGGGCTGCACCCTCCCGCATCAGCCGCGTCCCGGCATAGTGCCGCAGGGCGTGGTGCCCCCGGTAGGGGACGCCTGCACGAACGCACAGGCGCTGGAGCCGCTCCACCGCTGCCGGGTAGCTGCCCCCGATCACAACTTCCCCACGAGGCAGGGCAGCCAGGGCGGCTCGGAGGCTCTGCCCGAGGACGACCTTGCGCCGCTTCCCCCCCTTGCCCGAGCGCACCACCAGTTCACGTGCGGCGAGGTTCACGTCTGCCCACTCCAGCGCCAAGGCTTCGCTGATCCTCAGCCCACCGTGGGCACACAGCAGCAGTAAGGCCCGCATTCGGGGGTCGGCTGCCTCCAGCAGCGCCCACACCTCCGCGTCGCTGTAGGGGGACCGCTTGTCCCACGCCGCCGTCTTGTCCCGCACCGGCCGCACATCTGAGAAAGGCGCGACCTGTGTCGCCTCCGCCCAACGTAGGGCCTTATTAAACAGCCTCACCCCTGCAAGCTG
Coding sequences within it:
- a CDS encoding tyrosine-type recombinase/integrase — translated: MTLEVYRGSALDRAKGWGDLLPEKRRRRAVEAVRDRDAEALWSLTEAYLTLHGASGTATSSRTLKAYRWAVGRFLKYSGDQAVNLLRMTGEDGVRFVRTVEAAGLSPASTRVQLAGVRLFNKALRWAEATQVAPFSDVRPVRDKTAAWDKRSPYSDAEVWALLEAADPRMRALLLLCAHGGLRISEALALEWADVNLAARELVVRSGKGGKRRKVVLGQSLRAALAALPRGEVVIGGSYPAAVERLQRLCVRAGVPYRGHHALRHYAGTRLMREGAALDDVARHLGHSALGTARIYAKWSEEGLRRRLSGW